Proteins from a single region of Centropristis striata isolate RG_2023a ecotype Rhode Island chromosome 9, C.striata_1.0, whole genome shotgun sequence:
- the LOC131977867 gene encoding C2 calcium-dependent domain-containing protein 4C, whose product MWVLDKIRGSVETGMLRQGENGDKKGVPYSNVLTPDKIPDFFIPPKLVSGAPEPEIPQVKPKEGLQQLTPEQNISSGKKISSPRSPRLVAKLAGDTKNLLRAANRHIIQIESADDVGDTNADPQSQTAMSLPYVPKTQTPYGFATLKESPHTRRKESLFHCEHTSPITSPNTQRKTQGRGSEGGNHLNPADCNTSHMNPYRYFSGGESDTCSSAESSPFSSPLLSRSASLLKIFTHETQAKVVKAKRSFARHSSLSTDECSSAEPSPNIQRRLHVPSYHGAAGAPDHREHTINLHKGGTVRISANYDSSTSRLLIRILAAESLYDKHYDIKSINCCVSVYLNPGKLQKQRSNIIKNSRNPVFNEDFFFDSISLVQVKNLSVKFKVVNKGTSLKRDNLLGEKEVLLTKLLSGV is encoded by the coding sequence ATGTGGGTTCTGGATAAGATCCGTGGGTCGGTGGAGACCGGCATGCTGCGTCAGGGGGAGAACGGAGACAAGAAAGGCGTCCCCTACAGCAACGTCCTCACCCCGGACAAGATCCCCGACTTTTTCATTCCTCCGAAGCTGGTCAGCGGTGCCCCAGAACCTGAGATTCCTCAGGTGAAGCCCAAAGAAGGACTGCAGCAGTTGACTCCAGAGCAAAATATCAGCAGCGGGAAGAAGATCAGCAGCCCGAGAAGTCCACGCCTGGTGGCCAAGCTCGCAGGAGACACCAAGAACCTGCTGAGAGCAGCAAACCGTCACATAATACAGATAGAGAGTGCAGATGATGTTGGAGACACCAATGCAGACCCCCAGTCCCAAACAGCAATGTCCCTGCCGTATGTGCCCAAGACTCAAACACCTTACGGTTTTGCAACACTGAAGGAGAGCCCCCACACTCGCCGCAAAGAGTCACTCTTCCACTGCGAGCACACCAGTCCCATCACCTCCCCAAACACGCAGAGGAAGACCCAGGGGAGAGGCAGCGAAGGGGGAAACCACCTGAACCCAGCAGACTGCAACACCTCTCATATGAATCCTTATCGTTACTTCAGCGGAGGAGAAAGTGACACCTGCTCCTCAGCCGAGTCCTCCCCCTTCAGTTCCCCGCTGCTCTCCCGCTCTGCCTCCCTGCTCAAGATCTTCACCCACGAGACGCAGGCCAAGGTGGTGAAAGCCAAGCGGTCGTTCGCTCGCCACAGCTCTCTCTCCACCGACGAGTGCAGCTCGGCCGAGCCCAGCCCCAACATCCAGCGACGGCTCCACGTGCCGTCCTACCACGGCGCCGCTGGAGCACCAGACCACCGGGAGCACACCATCAACCTGCACAAAGGCGGGACGGTGAGGATCAGCGCCAACTACGACTCCAGCACCTCCCGCCTGCTCATCCGCATCCTGGCTGCGGAGAGCCTCTACGACAAACACTATGACATCAAGAGCATCAACTGCTGCGTGTCCGTCTACCTGAACCCTGGCAAGCTGCAGAAGCAGAGGAGCAACATCATCAAGAACAGCCGCAACCCAGTCTTCAACGAGGACTTCTTCTTTGACTCCATCAGCTTGGTTCAGGTGAAGAACCTGTCGGTGAAGTTCAAGGTGGTGAACAAAGGCACCAGCCTCAAGAGGGACAACCTGCTGGGAGAGAAGGAGGTGCTTCTAACAAAGCTGCTCTCCGGGGTTTAA